A single region of the Phyllostomus discolor isolate MPI-MPIP mPhyDis1 chromosome 14, mPhyDis1.pri.v3, whole genome shotgun sequence genome encodes:
- the USF1 gene encoding upstream stimulatory factor 1 isoform X6, which translates to MYRVIQVSEGQLDGQTEGTGAISGYPATQSMTQAVIQGAFTSDDAVDTEGTAAETHYTYFPGTAVGDGAAGATSGGTAAVVTTQGSEALLGQATPPSTGQFFVMMSPQEVLQGGSQRSIAPRTHPYSPKSEAPRTTRDEKRRAQHNEVERRRRDKINNWIVQLSKIIPDCSMESTKSGQSKGGILSKACDYIQELRQSNHRLSEELQGLDQLQLDNDVLRQQVEDLKNKNLLLRAQLRHHGVEVVIKHDSN; encoded by the exons ATGTACAGGGTGATCCAGGTGTCTGAGGGGCAGCTGGATGGCCAGACTGAGGGGACTGGCGCCATTAGTGGCTACCCTGCCACTCAGTCCATGACCCAG GCGGTGATCCAAGGGGCGTTCACCAGTGACGACGCAGTGGACACGGAGGGGACAGCGGCCGAGACGCACTACACGTACTTCCCTGGCACGGCCGTGGGAGATGGGGCTGCGGGGGCCACGTCGGGTGGCACCGCGGCGGTCGTCACCACGCAGGGCTCGGAGGCGCTGCTGgggcaggccacgccccccagcaCCG GCCAGTTCTTCGTGATGATGTCGCCACAGGAAGTGCTGCAGGGAGGAAGCCAGCGCTCCATCGCCCCCAGGACCCACCCTTACTCCCC GAAGTCAGAAGCCCCCAGGACGACGCGGGACGAGAAGCGCAGGGCTCAGCATAATGAAG TGGAGCGGCGCCGCCGGGACAAGATCAACAACTGGATCGTGCAGCTGTCCAAGATCATCCCAGACTGCTCCATGGAGAGCACCAAGTCGGGCCAG AGCAAGGGCGGGATCCTGTCCAAGGCCTGTGACTACATCCAGGAGCTCCGGCAGAGCAACCACCGGCTGTCCGAGGAGCTGCAGGGGCTCGACCAGCTGCAGCTGGACAACGATGTGCTCCGCCAGCAG GTGGAAGACCTCAAAAACAAGAACCTGCTGCTCCGAGCCCAGCTGCGGCACCACGGGGTGGAGGTGGTCATCAAGCACGACAGCAACTGA
- the USF1 gene encoding upstream stimulatory factor 1 isoform X2 produces the protein MELPEFGERRCPGESAAEATEAGSLRAHTGAPSVQEPLPTPHFCQDEAPRPGRRGTRRLHGRARPSDAPPHREMKGQQKAAEAEEGTVQIQEGAVATGEDPTSVAIASIQSAATFPDPNVKYVFRTENGGQVMYRVIQVSEGQLDGQTEGTGAISGYPATQSMTQAVIQGAFTSDDAVDTEGTAAETHYTYFPGTAVGDGAAGATSGGTAAVVTTQGSEALLGQATPPSTGQFFVMMSPQEVLQGGSQRSIAPRTHPYSPKSEAPRTTRDEKRRAQHNEVERRRRDKINNWIVQLSKIIPDCSMESTKSGQSKGGILSKACDYIQELRQSNHRLSEELQGLDQLQLDNDVLRQQVEDLKNKNLLLRAQLRHHGVEVVIKHDSN, from the exons ATGGAGCTGCCCGAATTCGGCGAGCGGCGCTGTCCGGGAGAGTCGGCGGCTGAGGCGACGGAGGCCG GGAGCCTGCGTGCTCACACAGGGGCGCCCAGTGTCCAGGAGCCACTGCCGACCCCTCATTTCTGCCAGGACGAAGCGCCCAGGCCTGGGAGGCGGGGGACACGAAGACTGCACGGCAGGGCCCGCCCCTCGGATGCGCCGCCTCACAGAGAGATGAAGGG GCAGCAGAAAGCAGCTGAAGCGGAAGAGGGCACGGTGCAGATCCAGGAAG GCGCAGTAGCAACTGGGGAGGACCCCACCAGTGTGGCCATCGCCAGCATCCAGTCCGCGGCCACCTTCCCTGACCCCAACGTCAAGTACGTCTTCCGAACTGAGAATGGGGGCCAG GTGATGTACAGGGTGATCCAGGTGTCTGAGGGGCAGCTGGATGGCCAGACTGAGGGGACTGGCGCCATTAGTGGCTACCCTGCCACTCAGTCCATGACCCAG GCGGTGATCCAAGGGGCGTTCACCAGTGACGACGCAGTGGACACGGAGGGGACAGCGGCCGAGACGCACTACACGTACTTCCCTGGCACGGCCGTGGGAGATGGGGCTGCGGGGGCCACGTCGGGTGGCACCGCGGCGGTCGTCACCACGCAGGGCTCGGAGGCGCTGCTGgggcaggccacgccccccagcaCCG GCCAGTTCTTCGTGATGATGTCGCCACAGGAAGTGCTGCAGGGAGGAAGCCAGCGCTCCATCGCCCCCAGGACCCACCCTTACTCCCC GAAGTCAGAAGCCCCCAGGACGACGCGGGACGAGAAGCGCAGGGCTCAGCATAATGAAG TGGAGCGGCGCCGCCGGGACAAGATCAACAACTGGATCGTGCAGCTGTCCAAGATCATCCCAGACTGCTCCATGGAGAGCACCAAGTCGGGCCAG AGCAAGGGCGGGATCCTGTCCAAGGCCTGTGACTACATCCAGGAGCTCCGGCAGAGCAACCACCGGCTGTCCGAGGAGCTGCAGGGGCTCGACCAGCTGCAGCTGGACAACGATGTGCTCCGCCAGCAG GTGGAAGACCTCAAAAACAAGAACCTGCTGCTCCGAGCCCAGCTGCGGCACCACGGGGTGGAGGTGGTCATCAAGCACGACAGCAACTGA
- the USF1 gene encoding upstream stimulatory factor 1 isoform X1, which yields MLPDAQLRPGRPAARASEASLADSCRRRRRPVPVRRAAPPASAGHRGHCPRGLGDGQDEAPRPGRRGTRRLHGRARPSDAPPHREMKGQQKAAEAEEGTVQIQEGAVATGEDPTSVAIASIQSAATFPDPNVKYVFRTENGGQVMYRVIQVSEGQLDGQTEGTGAISGYPATQSMTQAVIQGAFTSDDAVDTEGTAAETHYTYFPGTAVGDGAAGATSGGTAAVVTTQGSEALLGQATPPSTGQFFVMMSPQEVLQGGSQRSIAPRTHPYSPKSEAPRTTRDEKRRAQHNEVERRRRDKINNWIVQLSKIIPDCSMESTKSGQSKGGILSKACDYIQELRQSNHRLSEELQGLDQLQLDNDVLRQQVEDLKNKNLLLRAQLRHHGVEVVIKHDSN from the exons ATGCTTCCGGACGCGCAGCTGAGACCCGGACGACCCGCGGCCCGGGCCTCGGAGGCGTCCCTGGCTGACAGCTGTAGGCGGCGGAGACGCCCCGTGCCTGTCCGCCGCGCCGCCCCTCCGGCGTCCGCGGGGCACCGGGGGCACTGCCCGCGCGGGCTCGGGGACGGACAG GACGAAGCGCCCAGGCCTGGGAGGCGGGGGACACGAAGACTGCACGGCAGGGCCCGCCCCTCGGATGCGCCGCCTCACAGAGAGATGAAGGG GCAGCAGAAAGCAGCTGAAGCGGAAGAGGGCACGGTGCAGATCCAGGAAG GCGCAGTAGCAACTGGGGAGGACCCCACCAGTGTGGCCATCGCCAGCATCCAGTCCGCGGCCACCTTCCCTGACCCCAACGTCAAGTACGTCTTCCGAACTGAGAATGGGGGCCAG GTGATGTACAGGGTGATCCAGGTGTCTGAGGGGCAGCTGGATGGCCAGACTGAGGGGACTGGCGCCATTAGTGGCTACCCTGCCACTCAGTCCATGACCCAG GCGGTGATCCAAGGGGCGTTCACCAGTGACGACGCAGTGGACACGGAGGGGACAGCGGCCGAGACGCACTACACGTACTTCCCTGGCACGGCCGTGGGAGATGGGGCTGCGGGGGCCACGTCGGGTGGCACCGCGGCGGTCGTCACCACGCAGGGCTCGGAGGCGCTGCTGgggcaggccacgccccccagcaCCG GCCAGTTCTTCGTGATGATGTCGCCACAGGAAGTGCTGCAGGGAGGAAGCCAGCGCTCCATCGCCCCCAGGACCCACCCTTACTCCCC GAAGTCAGAAGCCCCCAGGACGACGCGGGACGAGAAGCGCAGGGCTCAGCATAATGAAG TGGAGCGGCGCCGCCGGGACAAGATCAACAACTGGATCGTGCAGCTGTCCAAGATCATCCCAGACTGCTCCATGGAGAGCACCAAGTCGGGCCAG AGCAAGGGCGGGATCCTGTCCAAGGCCTGTGACTACATCCAGGAGCTCCGGCAGAGCAACCACCGGCTGTCCGAGGAGCTGCAGGGGCTCGACCAGCTGCAGCTGGACAACGATGTGCTCCGCCAGCAG GTGGAAGACCTCAAAAACAAGAACCTGCTGCTCCGAGCCCAGCTGCGGCACCACGGGGTGGAGGTGGTCATCAAGCACGACAGCAACTGA
- the TSTD1 gene encoding thiosulfate:glutathione sulfurtransferase isoform X1 codes for MLRGPRGRAGAFLQFSVVARAMAAVPSVSLPELRSLLAAGRARLFDVRSREEAAAGTIPGALNIPVSELEGALQMDAAAFQALYSAEKPKLEDENLIFFCQMGKRGLQAAQLAQGLGYRGARNYPGAYREWSENGG; via the exons ATGCTGCGGGGACcgcggggccgggcgggcgcgTTCCTGCAGTTCTCCGTGGTGGCGCGCGCCATGGCCGCAG TACCCAGCGTGTCGCTTCCCGAACTCCGCTCGCTCCTGGCCGCGGGCCGGGCCCGGCTCTTCGACGTGAGGTCTCGGGAGGAGGCAGCCGCGGGGACCATCCCCGGGGCGCTCAACATCCCAG TGTCGGAGTTGGAAGGTGCCCTGCAGATGGACGCGGCTGCCTTCCAGGCCTTGTACTCTGCGGAGAAGCCGAAGCTGGAGGACGAGAACCTCATTTTCTTCTGTCAGATGGGCAAGCGGGGCTTGCAGGCCGCGCAGCTGGCCCAGGGCCTTGGATACAGAGG CGCTCGCAACTACCCGGGGGCCTACCGAGAATGGTCCGAGAACGGAGGCTAG
- the USF1 gene encoding upstream stimulatory factor 1 isoform X4 yields MRSCSWSCPNSASGAVRESRRLRRRRPDEAPRPGRRGTRRLHGRARPSDAPPHREMKGQQKAAEAEEGTVQIQEGAVATGEDPTSVAIASIQSAATFPDPNVKYVFRTENGGQVMYRVIQVSEGQLDGQTEGTGAISGYPATQSMTQAVIQGAFTSDDAVDTEGTAAETHYTYFPGTAVGDGAAGATSGGTAAVVTTQGSEALLGQATPPSTGQFFVMMSPQEVLQGGSQRSIAPRTHPYSPKSEAPRTTRDEKRRAQHNEVERRRRDKINNWIVQLSKIIPDCSMESTKSGQSKGGILSKACDYIQELRQSNHRLSEELQGLDQLQLDNDVLRQQVEDLKNKNLLLRAQLRHHGVEVVIKHDSN; encoded by the exons ATGCGCAGCTGCTCATGGAGCTGCCCGAATTCGGCGAGCGGCGCTGTCCGGGAGAGTCGGCGGCTGAGGCGACGGAGGCCG GACGAAGCGCCCAGGCCTGGGAGGCGGGGGACACGAAGACTGCACGGCAGGGCCCGCCCCTCGGATGCGCCGCCTCACAGAGAGATGAAGGG GCAGCAGAAAGCAGCTGAAGCGGAAGAGGGCACGGTGCAGATCCAGGAAG GCGCAGTAGCAACTGGGGAGGACCCCACCAGTGTGGCCATCGCCAGCATCCAGTCCGCGGCCACCTTCCCTGACCCCAACGTCAAGTACGTCTTCCGAACTGAGAATGGGGGCCAG GTGATGTACAGGGTGATCCAGGTGTCTGAGGGGCAGCTGGATGGCCAGACTGAGGGGACTGGCGCCATTAGTGGCTACCCTGCCACTCAGTCCATGACCCAG GCGGTGATCCAAGGGGCGTTCACCAGTGACGACGCAGTGGACACGGAGGGGACAGCGGCCGAGACGCACTACACGTACTTCCCTGGCACGGCCGTGGGAGATGGGGCTGCGGGGGCCACGTCGGGTGGCACCGCGGCGGTCGTCACCACGCAGGGCTCGGAGGCGCTGCTGgggcaggccacgccccccagcaCCG GCCAGTTCTTCGTGATGATGTCGCCACAGGAAGTGCTGCAGGGAGGAAGCCAGCGCTCCATCGCCCCCAGGACCCACCCTTACTCCCC GAAGTCAGAAGCCCCCAGGACGACGCGGGACGAGAAGCGCAGGGCTCAGCATAATGAAG TGGAGCGGCGCCGCCGGGACAAGATCAACAACTGGATCGTGCAGCTGTCCAAGATCATCCCAGACTGCTCCATGGAGAGCACCAAGTCGGGCCAG AGCAAGGGCGGGATCCTGTCCAAGGCCTGTGACTACATCCAGGAGCTCCGGCAGAGCAACCACCGGCTGTCCGAGGAGCTGCAGGGGCTCGACCAGCTGCAGCTGGACAACGATGTGCTCCGCCAGCAG GTGGAAGACCTCAAAAACAAGAACCTGCTGCTCCGAGCCCAGCTGCGGCACCACGGGGTGGAGGTGGTCATCAAGCACGACAGCAACTGA
- the TSTD1 gene encoding thiosulfate:glutathione sulfurtransferase isoform X2 — translation MLRGPRGRAGAFLQFSVVARAMAAVSELEGALQMDAAAFQALYSAEKPKLEDENLIFFCQMGKRGLQAAQLAQGLGYRGARNYPGAYREWSENGG, via the exons ATGCTGCGGGGACcgcggggccgggcgggcgcgTTCCTGCAGTTCTCCGTGGTGGCGCGCGCCATGGCCGCAG TGTCGGAGTTGGAAGGTGCCCTGCAGATGGACGCGGCTGCCTTCCAGGCCTTGTACTCTGCGGAGAAGCCGAAGCTGGAGGACGAGAACCTCATTTTCTTCTGTCAGATGGGCAAGCGGGGCTTGCAGGCCGCGCAGCTGGCCCAGGGCCTTGGATACAGAGG CGCTCGCAACTACCCGGGGGCCTACCGAGAATGGTCCGAGAACGGAGGCTAG
- the USF1 gene encoding upstream stimulatory factor 1 isoform X5, with the protein MKGQQKAAEAEEGTVQIQEGAVATGEDPTSVAIASIQSAATFPDPNVKYVFRTENGGQVMYRVIQVSEGQLDGQTEGTGAISGYPATQSMTQAVIQGAFTSDDAVDTEGTAAETHYTYFPGTAVGDGAAGATSGGTAAVVTTQGSEALLGQATPPSTGQFFVMMSPQEVLQGGSQRSIAPRTHPYSPKSEAPRTTRDEKRRAQHNEVERRRRDKINNWIVQLSKIIPDCSMESTKSGQSKGGILSKACDYIQELRQSNHRLSEELQGLDQLQLDNDVLRQQVEDLKNKNLLLRAQLRHHGVEVVIKHDSN; encoded by the exons ATGAAGGG GCAGCAGAAAGCAGCTGAAGCGGAAGAGGGCACGGTGCAGATCCAGGAAG GCGCAGTAGCAACTGGGGAGGACCCCACCAGTGTGGCCATCGCCAGCATCCAGTCCGCGGCCACCTTCCCTGACCCCAACGTCAAGTACGTCTTCCGAACTGAGAATGGGGGCCAG GTGATGTACAGGGTGATCCAGGTGTCTGAGGGGCAGCTGGATGGCCAGACTGAGGGGACTGGCGCCATTAGTGGCTACCCTGCCACTCAGTCCATGACCCAG GCGGTGATCCAAGGGGCGTTCACCAGTGACGACGCAGTGGACACGGAGGGGACAGCGGCCGAGACGCACTACACGTACTTCCCTGGCACGGCCGTGGGAGATGGGGCTGCGGGGGCCACGTCGGGTGGCACCGCGGCGGTCGTCACCACGCAGGGCTCGGAGGCGCTGCTGgggcaggccacgccccccagcaCCG GCCAGTTCTTCGTGATGATGTCGCCACAGGAAGTGCTGCAGGGAGGAAGCCAGCGCTCCATCGCCCCCAGGACCCACCCTTACTCCCC GAAGTCAGAAGCCCCCAGGACGACGCGGGACGAGAAGCGCAGGGCTCAGCATAATGAAG TGGAGCGGCGCCGCCGGGACAAGATCAACAACTGGATCGTGCAGCTGTCCAAGATCATCCCAGACTGCTCCATGGAGAGCACCAAGTCGGGCCAG AGCAAGGGCGGGATCCTGTCCAAGGCCTGTGACTACATCCAGGAGCTCCGGCAGAGCAACCACCGGCTGTCCGAGGAGCTGCAGGGGCTCGACCAGCTGCAGCTGGACAACGATGTGCTCCGCCAGCAG GTGGAAGACCTCAAAAACAAGAACCTGCTGCTCCGAGCCCAGCTGCGGCACCACGGGGTGGAGGTGGTCATCAAGCACGACAGCAACTGA
- the USF1 gene encoding upstream stimulatory factor 1 isoform X3 codes for MELPEFGERRCPGESAAEATEAGAPSVQEPLPTPHFCQDEAPRPGRRGTRRLHGRARPSDAPPHREMKGQQKAAEAEEGTVQIQEGAVATGEDPTSVAIASIQSAATFPDPNVKYVFRTENGGQVMYRVIQVSEGQLDGQTEGTGAISGYPATQSMTQAVIQGAFTSDDAVDTEGTAAETHYTYFPGTAVGDGAAGATSGGTAAVVTTQGSEALLGQATPPSTGQFFVMMSPQEVLQGGSQRSIAPRTHPYSPKSEAPRTTRDEKRRAQHNEVERRRRDKINNWIVQLSKIIPDCSMESTKSGQSKGGILSKACDYIQELRQSNHRLSEELQGLDQLQLDNDVLRQQVEDLKNKNLLLRAQLRHHGVEVVIKHDSN; via the exons ATGGAGCTGCCCGAATTCGGCGAGCGGCGCTGTCCGGGAGAGTCGGCGGCTGAGGCGACGGAGGCCG GGGCGCCCAGTGTCCAGGAGCCACTGCCGACCCCTCATTTCTGCCAGGACGAAGCGCCCAGGCCTGGGAGGCGGGGGACACGAAGACTGCACGGCAGGGCCCGCCCCTCGGATGCGCCGCCTCACAGAGAGATGAAGGG GCAGCAGAAAGCAGCTGAAGCGGAAGAGGGCACGGTGCAGATCCAGGAAG GCGCAGTAGCAACTGGGGAGGACCCCACCAGTGTGGCCATCGCCAGCATCCAGTCCGCGGCCACCTTCCCTGACCCCAACGTCAAGTACGTCTTCCGAACTGAGAATGGGGGCCAG GTGATGTACAGGGTGATCCAGGTGTCTGAGGGGCAGCTGGATGGCCAGACTGAGGGGACTGGCGCCATTAGTGGCTACCCTGCCACTCAGTCCATGACCCAG GCGGTGATCCAAGGGGCGTTCACCAGTGACGACGCAGTGGACACGGAGGGGACAGCGGCCGAGACGCACTACACGTACTTCCCTGGCACGGCCGTGGGAGATGGGGCTGCGGGGGCCACGTCGGGTGGCACCGCGGCGGTCGTCACCACGCAGGGCTCGGAGGCGCTGCTGgggcaggccacgccccccagcaCCG GCCAGTTCTTCGTGATGATGTCGCCACAGGAAGTGCTGCAGGGAGGAAGCCAGCGCTCCATCGCCCCCAGGACCCACCCTTACTCCCC GAAGTCAGAAGCCCCCAGGACGACGCGGGACGAGAAGCGCAGGGCTCAGCATAATGAAG TGGAGCGGCGCCGCCGGGACAAGATCAACAACTGGATCGTGCAGCTGTCCAAGATCATCCCAGACTGCTCCATGGAGAGCACCAAGTCGGGCCAG AGCAAGGGCGGGATCCTGTCCAAGGCCTGTGACTACATCCAGGAGCTCCGGCAGAGCAACCACCGGCTGTCCGAGGAGCTGCAGGGGCTCGACCAGCTGCAGCTGGACAACGATGTGCTCCGCCAGCAG GTGGAAGACCTCAAAAACAAGAACCTGCTGCTCCGAGCCCAGCTGCGGCACCACGGGGTGGAGGTGGTCATCAAGCACGACAGCAACTGA
- the ARHGAP30 gene encoding rho GTPase-activating protein 30, whose protein sequence is MKSRQKGKKKGGSKERVFGCDLQEHLQHSGQEVPQVLRSCAEFVEEYGVVDGIYRLSGVSSNIQRLRQEFEAERKPDLRRDVYLQDIHCVSSLCKAYFRELPDPLLTYRLYDKFAEAVAVQLEPERLVKILEVLRELPVPNYRTLEFLMRHLVHMASLSAQTNMHARNLAIVWAPNLLRSKDIEASGFNGTAAFMEVRVQSIVVEFILTHVDRLFGGPALSGGDLESGGWRSLPGLRASGGPEDLMPRSLPYHLPSVLQAGDGPPQIRPYHTIIEIAEHKRKGSLKVRKWRSIFNLGRSGHETKRKLPRGAEDREDKSDKGTLRPAKSMDSLSASVGASDEPEGLLAPSSPRPSPLMPESLENDSAEGAEGEVEPEAEALGSTNSEPGTPRAGRPAARAGGGSRAERCAGVHISDPYNVNLPLHITSILSVPPNIISNVSLARLTRGLECPALQPRSSPASGPGPGPGPPDEKLEASPALGALADSGPAALAPAPALEDCLSQEVQDSFSFLEDSSSSEPEWVEAGDLAKAGAAGAAFSPGDDDPGIGYLEELLGAGPQVEEFSVEPPLDELSLDDAQFVLAPSCCSPDSAGPGPAAEEESGEEVFLSAYDDLSPLLGPEPQAWESLGSLEEDAAGCGRQDTPGQAEGGQPCWEVGQGKEAEAGSRWDIREEAEGSPEGRVEAGEAGEEGGDAGGSQEMMVSLHEGRGEETEAKDEEPKGLQEDEHMEEAKGVEKTEGEWGEEEGQERTTERQEEAEEGEDATVEAGRDPQQRAQEKQAAEESWEVVHTQEAEGSREAKGGVRGQGENRDLEAREDQGDGEDRSTEAAAEGGAGEVGKERESGDGEAEGEQRAGGDRLEGGFLLEVSLEVDSAKESDDQPSETEWAAPRPPRPEEMEPKGLPSPEGCSLCPCPPSSAGSVGMRLASTLVQVQQVRSVPVVPPKPQFAKMPAAMGSKIHVAPASPCPRPGRLDGTPGERVWGSRASRSSWRNGGSLSFDAAVALARDRQRTEAQGVRRTQTCTGGEDYSLMSRASPCSGIPAHSPRPLSFLELPAEGSERSEPRSRFSLPPREPQALYPPVPPQRRTYAFETQANLGKGEGL, encoded by the exons GCAGGAGTTCGAGGCAGAGCGGAAGCCGGACCTGCGGCGAGACGTTTACCTGCAGGACATCCACTGCGTGTCCTCCCTGTGCAAGGCCTACTTCCGAGAGCTGCCGGACCCGCTGCTCACGTACCGGCTGTACGACAAGTTCGCT GAGGCTGTGGCGGTGCAGCTGGAGCCCGAACGCTTGGTCAAGATCCTGGAGGTGCTTCGAGAGCTCCCTGTCCCAAACTACAG gaccctggagtTCCTCATGCGCCACCTGGTGCACATGGCCTCGCTCAGCGCCCAGACCAACATGCACGCCCGCAACCTGGCCATCGTGTGGGCCCCCAACCTGCTGAG GTCCAAGGACATAGAGGCCTCCGGCTTCAACGGCACGGCAGCCTTCATGGAGGTGCGTGTGCAGTCCATCGTGGTCGAGTTCATCCTCACGCACGTGGACCGGCTCTTCGGGGGCCCTGCCCTCTCTG GCGGTGACCTGGAGAGTGGCGGATGGCGATCCCTTCCAGGGCTCCGGGCATCGGGCGGCCCCGAGGACCTCATGCCTAGGTCGCTGCCCTACCACCTGCCTAGCGTCCTGCAGGCTGGCGATGGACCCCCCCAGATTCGGCCCTATCACACTATCATTGAGATAGCAGAGCACAA GAGGAAAGGGTCCCTGAAGGTCAGGAAGTGGAGATCCATCTTCAACCTGGGTCGCTCTGGCCACGAGACCAAGCGCAAACTCCCACGGGGGGCTGAGGACAGAG AGGACAAGTCGGATAAGGGGACCCTGCGGCCAGCCAAGAGCATGGACTCGCTGAGTGCGTCGGTGGGGGCCAGCGACG AGCCAGAGGGGTTGCTGGCACCCAGCAGTCCCCGGCCCAGCCCGCTGATGCCTGAGAGTTTGGAGAACGATTCTGCGGAGGGAGCAGAGGGTGAAGTGGAGCCCgaggcagaggccctgggcagCACGAACTCTGAGCCAGGAACACCGCGAGCCGGGCGGCCAGCAGCCCGTGCCGGGGGCGGCAGCCGTGCGGAGCGCTGCGCCGGCGTCCACATCTCAGACCCGTACAACGTCAACCTCCCGCTGCACATCACCTCCATCCTCAGCGTGCCCCCGAACATCATCTCCAACGTGTCCTTGGCCAGGCTCACCCGTGGCCTGGAGTGCCCCGCCCTACAGCCCCGGTCAAGCCCTGCctctggccccggccccggcccaggCCCCCCAG ATGAGAAGTTGGAGGCAAGTCCAGCCCTGGGTGCCCTGGCTGACTCAGGCCCAgcggccctggccccagccccggccctggAGGACTGCCTGTCCCAGGAGGTGCAGGACTCCTTCTCCTTCCTAGAGGACTCAAGCAGCTCGGAGCCCGAGTGGGTGGAGGCTGGGGACTTGGCCAAGGCTGGAGCCGCAGGAGCAGCCTTCTCCCCTGGGGATGACGACCCTGGGATCGGCTACCTGGAGGAGCTGCTAGGAGCTGGGCCTCAG GTGGAGGAGTTCTCCGTGGAGCCACCGCTGGACGAGCTGTCTCTGGACGATGCCCAGTTTGTCCTggcccccagctgctgctccccAGACTCGGCAGGCCCTGGGCCCGCGGCAGAGGAGGAGAGCGGGGAGGAAGTCTTCCTGAGTGCCTACGATGACCTCAGTCCCCTTCTGGGGCCCGAACCCCAGGCCTGGGAGAGCCTGGGCAGTCTGGAGGAAGACGCAGCTGGGTGTGGAAGACAGGACACCCCGGGCCAGGCTGAGGGGGGGCAGCCGTGTTGGGAGGTTGGGCAGGGCAAGGAGGCTGAGGCTGGCAGCAGGTGGGACAtcagggaggaggctgaggggagtccagagggcagggtggaggctggagaggcaggtgaGGAAGGAGGGGATGCTGGGGGAAGCCAAGAGATGATGGTCAGTTTGCATGAAGGGCGTGGGGAAGAGACAGAAGCCAAGGACGAGGAACCCAAAGGTCTGCAGGAGGATGAGCACATGGAGGAAGCTAAGggtgtggagaaaacagaaggagagtggggtgaggaggaggggcaggaaaggacaactgagagacaggaggaggctgaggaaggaGAGGACGCCACGGTGGAAGCTGGCAGGGACCCACAGCAGAGGGCCCAGGAAAAGCAAGCTGCTGAGGAGAGCTGGGAGGTGGTGCACACACAAGAGGctgagggaagcagagaggctAAGGGGGGAGTCCGAGGGCAGGGGGAGAACAGAGACCTAGAGGCAAGAGAAGACCAAGGAGATGGTGAAGACAGAagcacagaagcagcagctgaaggaggagcaggggaggtCGGCAAGGAGCGGGAGAGTGGGgatggagaggcagagggagagcagagggctGGAGGGGACCGTTTGGAAGGGGGCTTTCTCCTAGAAGTGTCCTTGGAGGTCGACAGTGCCAAAGAGAGCGATGATCAGCCCTCTGAGACAGAATGGGCAGCCCCACGGCCACCCCGGCCGGAGGAGATGGAGCCCAAGGGGCTGCCCAGTCCAGAGGGCTGCAGTCTGTGCCCCTGTCCCCCTAGCTCAGCTGGCAGTGTGGGCATGCGCCTGGCCTCCACCCTGGTTCAGGTCCAGCAGGTCCGCTCTGTGCCGGTGGTGCCCCCTAAGCCACAGTTTGCCAAGATGCCTGCTGCAATGGGTAGCAAGATCCACGTGGCGCCTGCAAGCCCATGCCCGAGGCCCGGCCGGCTGGATGGGACTCCCGGGGAGAGGGTTTGGGGGTCCCGAGCCTCCCGCTCCTCTTGGCGGAATGGGGGCAGCCTCTCCTTTGACGCCGCTGTGGCCCTGGCCCGGGACCGCCagagaactgaggctcagggggtCCGGAGGACTCAGACCTGCACAGGGGGTGAGGACTACAGCCTCATGTCCAGAGCCTCTCCCTGCAGCGGgatccctgcccactcccctcgGCCCCTCAGCTTCCTGGAGCTCCCTGCTGAAGGCTCGGAAAGGTCTGAACCCCGGAGCCGATTTAGTCTGCCCCCAAGAGAGCCCCAGGCCCTGTACCCCCCGGTGCCCCCACAGCGCCGAACGTATGCGTTTGAAACACAGGCTAACCTCGGGAAGGGCGAGGGACTATGA